ATCTTGAAGAAGGCCTCAATTGTCAGCTCTCCATTCAACAAAATGAATCCCCTTGCAATGAAACTGATCATATTAACAGCCATTTTTTATCAGACAACTAACTATTCATTGATACAAAATTTTAGATACAAGCTAAGGATGAGAAATCTTTCCGAAATACAAAAGAtaatcaaaagagaaaatataagggGAAGCAAAATAAATATGCAAACAACAACTGAGACAATAACACATACAAAATATACAACAATGCACAACTCATACTTTTTTGTATCCATCTACTTGGCTGCTTGGCTGCATGTTTAACTAAGCAAATCACATTAATTGCTTTACCCTCCATTTTTGTATCACCAAATGttaaaatttagttaaaaaaacaGTATCAAAGGTATGTAAAAGTTAAAGTTTGAACAACAAATAAGGACATTCcaaataaatatcttaattCATTAAATGCAGGTTTGGGTTTCTTGGGGATTTTCAGTCATGTATATCACTTTAGATGAGTAATTTCCATGTGTTCCAATCCTATAAAAATCATCTAAATATGTGACTCCAACGGTTGAAATGTCTgaagaaattataataaaatcatattacaAGGCGAGAGAAGTTATACCTCATTCACATCAATAATCTGCAAAAAGTCTCCCAAAGTGATGAAATCTCACATTCTTAGCCTCGTTCTTTTGAAACAAGCTGCCAGCATCTATTTACCTCTAAATTGtagaaaaatatccaaaaaagcTTGCCAGCCCATAAAGAACTGAGAGCAGAAGTGGTTTTACCTTGTCAAATTTGGAGTAGGTTCTGGAGTTTGATTTTCAGACTCCAGCAGCTTGACCAGAGCTTCAATGTCAGAGTTCTTGCAGATGGCACCTTCTCATTGAACTATATGCTAAAGGCAACTAATATGGAGGGGGCTCATGGCACTAACTTCTATGGCAATTTGGTTAATCCCATTGGCCATCCAAGTGCTCTTGTGGCAACTTAGGCAACCTATTGGGCTGTCCTGAAGAAAAATTGTAAAAGGAGCCACAAATTTTGGTTCCTAAAGTACCAAAGTATGGAGATCCATCTCAATAGTAAAATTATAGAAAGAAATGCATGcacatttcaaaaaataatttaccaaaGTAGAGAGTTTCCTGATTCCAGTTGAGGCCCCCTCAAAAGAATTGGCCTTATGCAAGAGTCCATTTGTTTCTAAACGCATTCATACTACTGAAAAACAAATTCAATgttataagaaacaaaatttgcTTAAATAGTAACTCATCATTATTCTACAAACTCATAACCGAAACCATCAAAACTGGTCTCTTGAGTTATCAGACAGATGGAGTGAATGCTGCCTCCTTTTCTTCAGGCAAAAATGGAATAGGTTTGGTAGGGGCAGGAAGGCGCCCAATGCTATCAACTTTATCTCTCTGTTTTGGGGGAGGTCTAGCAGCTTTTGGCAGCAACCTGCCCTTCTTTTCAAACCACTCAGGCTTGAGCAATGCCCGCAAACCCAACTTGTTGTAGTAAACTCTCCTGACTGAACCACCTGCTGCTTCAACTGCTTCCTTCGCCCTGACTGTCACCCTTGAGACCTGTAAAGTTGATTTAGTCCAGTTTTGTGTAGCATCCAAAAAGTGAGGAGCATTATGCACTTTAAACTTTATTGAAGATGGGGGAAATGGAGTTTAATGGCTTATGattatttctttaatggaaCAATCATGTagaaggaatcctatgataaaCTCAATAACCTAGTGGGGAATTctaaaacataataattttcatCCAGTACTGAACTTCACAGAAAAGTCATGGCCTCTTTTGGACAGTTCAAGTGTCAATGGAATATTACTTGTCATGCTTTGGTTAAATTGACCTCTCCCAGTTTatgcaaaaagaaaataaaacataattagaGAAATTAGGAAACAAACCATCATAACACAATTGTAAAACATTATAATATCACATTAACCCAATGTGAGGGACTAAGGAATAATTGAATCATAAATGACACAGATGGTGCAGCTATGCTATGATTCCAGAGTCAGCATTGAAGCGCCTAGGTAATTCCAGagcaataaatttaatttcaacatAAGGTGAAAAGCATGCCTCAGCTGGCTGTCCTAATTCTTTAATAAACAATCAGTATTGAAGTACATTCATATGCCCACCAGTAGAGTGGTGTCATAAGCATCCATAGTTTTCAACTACCAAGAAGcaaataatttaattccaaaacaaaaatgaaaaatcaggTAAAAAAGAACGCGCAGAAAAAATGACGGTTCAGGAATAAAGTAGATAAATTGATGTGAACATGGCAGGAAGCTTTGGAATGAAAATTACCTCAAAATGAATTGGCCACTTTATCTCATCAGCACCACGCCCCATCAATCTTACTCCATCTTGAATTTGCTTCCCTATTGCACCTGCGTCCTACAGAGATAGATAACAACAGGACTCGCAAACAAAGTTGACAAAGTGAAGCATTGATGGTAGGCGATTAGGGAATAAAAGGTTAACACACCTTGAGAGTCTTCATGGTAATCAACTCAGAAGAGTCTATTTTTCCCGCATTTATAAGTTTTGCTATCTTTCCCAATCCAACAGGCTGCCATAAAGAATAGAAGAGCGATTTAATCATCGGGTGAGAagtgaatatgaaaatatgataataagAGCCACTACCAGAGTAGTGATAAATTCCACCCAcaaatatcttcttttttttttttcttttttttcttttttgtgagaAACCACAAGATGAATCTTTTTAATGAAAAGGAAGGAGAATTCCGTCCAGACAAATCCCTTATCAAATGCGGGAATCCGTACCATAAAACTCCCAATTTCACCAAGATCCTTTAAATGTTTATAAATTGAACTATAAACCCAGATTCCTAACAAACGGTAGATCATTTCTGCAATGCTCTGTTCAGTCActgagggaaaaaaaagggggagGATATAAGAGAGGtcagattttcaaaattgatcttttaTTGTTCACGACCAGATAAAATAGACTATCAAATCCATCAAGCCTAGTCATTGCAATACGGTGATATGAAGTGCCCATACTCAGCAACCAGAAGGGCAAGCTCTtgtctcaaaaaaaaaaaattcccagaAGTGACTAAACGTACCCAAACAGTTTGGTTTAGCAAAACCCAGCTTTTCCATTTCCGCACGCTAACAAAAACTACAAGACCCAAATTATCAGTTGCCCATCTTCTTGTCCTTTTGACAtattttctcaccaaccaaacagcgatacataaataaaaaaacaattaaaaaaagggAAGGCACACCTGAAATGTGAGGCTAAAGGGATTCTTAAACCCCCGTTTGGGCATGCGACGACGCAACGGCGTTTGACCACCTTCGAACCCAAATTTCATTGTCCCTCTGGCCTTCTGACCCTTGTGACCCCTCCCTGCCGTCTTGCCCAAACCCGACCCAATCCCACGACCCTTCCTTTTCTTCTGCTTCCTGGCCCCCTTGTTATCCCGCAGATCGTTCAAGCTTAGAAGGCTATAGGCTCTAACACTATCAACAGCCCAAATCCCCTTAAGGGTAGGGCTTGCATTAGCGCATTGTAGGGAGTGTAATGGAGGAAATGGTGATGACAATGGGGATTTGGTACCGACGCATTTGGAGGAGACGATTGGAGAAGCATTGAAGAGTGAAGTTGAGAGCAGTGAAGGGAGTCTTCTTCTTAACATATTCCGTCTTCTAGGGTTTTGATCGCACAGAAATCCTAGGGTTTTGGGGTGGGATTCAAAAGGGTTCACTTAGCTCTGAGTCTATGGCTACTGCttaaacagaaaataaataaataaataaatttaaagtaatcaTTTAATAAAGCATTTTTAATTGAATCAATCGGTtcgaataaataaatttttttattagtgaatTTAATCCCCTCTATATTTTTATTCGagtaatcaatttttaatgtaaatatcttttaattattttaaatatttttttaaaaaatatttatttttataagaaaaaaataataatatttttgtcaaatcaaagtaaaaagaaaagggttagattttaaaatttgagttttgaatgacttttttaattaaataattatttttaattttatgacataaatttcaattttacgTGATTGTAATatgatttcatatatttatatattttaaaaatagtaattttattatctaaggataaaaatatatagattttaaaaatatataattttatattacaaatttataattatactatcatatatatatatatatatatatataattaaaattgaatgtgttcaactttttttttttttcgattttgtgtttgataatatttccaaaataaaatcatttataaataataataaattaagattataaattaattagttaTACAAGtactaaattataaaataacaaatattataaaataagtaaaggttgtaagatttttttttttttttaaaaaaaaggaaatgctAATTTCAGTTTGTTggaattattgattttttaaataaaaagttaaaattagtatcttaaaattaaattattgtgaaaaaactaataaaaattcaCTAGTAAAAAAGGAAGGTTGTTGAGATTAATCGAGTCAcactattattaataaaaaatcaataaattttaaataaatgaatattatatattattattttgtaaagagcaaggtgatgtttgttttttgattgaatataaaaaattaaaatatttggttttttctatttaactaaAAGAAGCTCGTTGACATTCtccaacataattaaagtggacttattattaatatgttcaatttaattatattggacaatgtcaataaattacttttagtttaataaaaaaatttaaatattttagttatatttaactaaaaaacaaacaccacctaagtgaTATCTTTATGGATATAATGAGTCATATTGAatgatattattaaatattttatcaaatgaagaccaacaaaaaaaaaaacacaataaaatattatttgcaATATTTacacatttattatattttatttatttttttatgaattatttcaTTGTTCtattcttttaagaaattttatttaatgcaACAACAAATACACGTGACAAAAGTTAATTTCTCGAAAGCTTTCACTTGCTAGATTAATTAGGTGGTGCATTGACCCACACTTATACACTTATTTAtaggtattttaaaatttgtttatttgacaaaaatacccttattattttttttataagaataataacttattttaaaacctgTGTAAATACTTCAAATAATTAAGGGTGTTTAtggtaaaaattaattaattttcaagtaaaaatatgGAAGatgttaaattcataaatatgagCATTATTTAATCCTCATAGTCAATTAATAAAAGACCTAATATTCCTTAATGGAAGGGAGCAGTCGTTAACTTTAGCTTAAAAAGGAGGGGAAGAGTGGTTGATCGAACGACGTCGTTCAGGGATGAAGCCCGCTCACGTAGGTGTCCCAGAACACGTTTAGGGGCATCTAACAAAATTCCCCAATTTGGGGCCTCAGTTTGAAGTTAATTACACGTAATCTTCTTATACGGATACATATCACCCTCAAATTTTCTGCCTTTTTCCGACAAAATTCACATCCAACCCGTTTATCTTCACTGATGGTTTCCAATTCTCAATTTATCCGCGTTCTGATTCCTTACAGATTCGATCCGAAGCAGGtactcttcttcctttttttttttaataatttaatttatttttcctgtTTGTCTgctgagaaaattttcaaattctattgcttttttttttctttctttcaattattcgtacttaaaaaaaataagggttTTGACCGGTTGGTTGCTTTCTTTTAACGGTTCTGTGTAGGCCGGaatctagggttagggttttgggcTGGGGTTTGAGATGTTTAACAAAATCATAAAGCGGGGTAATCGAAAAGTATCCAAAGCAGAGGCTAACGAAGATGCTTTGTATGGGTATGGAACACCCGGGAATCGAAATATCGGATCAATTCCTACATCGAATGTTGTTGTCAACCACGCCTCACGAACCATGGTTTCTTCGTCTGTCGCCAATTCGGTGCAACAGGCGGTGGCTGTAGCAGTTGCTCCACCCTCCTCTGCTGTGATTGAACCCTTACCCTTGTTGAGAGATATTCCCGTTTCGGAGCGCCCCAACATGTTTTCAAGGAAAATTCAAATCTGTTgctttttgtttgatttttcggACCCAATGAATTCTCTTCGTGAGAAGGAAATCAAGCGACAAATCCTTGTTGAGCTTGTTGATTTTGTGCAATCGGGAACGGGTAAACTGTCTGAAAtcatgcaagaagagttaattGGGATGATTTCAGTAAATATTTTCCGGTGTTTACCCCCTGCTTCTCATGAAAATACTGGCTCAGAGAATTTGGAACTTGAAGAGGATGAAACATCTTTGGACCCCTCATGGCCTCACTTGCAAATTGTGTATGAATTACTTTTGAGGTATGTTGTGTCATCTGAGACTGACACTAAGGTTGCAAAGCGGTATATTGATCATACATTTGGTTTGAAACTACTTGATTTGTTTGCCTCAGAGGATCACAGAGAACGGGAGTATTTGAAAACTATACTCCATCGAATATATGGAAAGTTTATGGTTCATCGCCCCTTTATAAGAAAGgcaattaataatattttttatcggTTTATATTTGAGACACAGAAACATAGTGGGATTGGTGAGTTGTTGGAGATTCTTGGGAGTATAATCAATGGGTTTGCATTGCCAATGAAAGAGGAGCATAAATTGTTCCTTGTTCGAGCACTTATACCACTGCATAAGCCAAAGTCAATTTCCATGTATCACCAGCAGTTGTCATATTGCATTACTCAGTTTATTGAGAAAGACTACAAGCTGGCCGATATTGTAATTAGGGGTTTATTGAAGTATTGGCCTGTCATCAACTGTCAAAAGGAgattctctttcttggagaatTAGAAGAAGTTTTGGAGGGAACACAATCTGCAGAGTTCCAACGCTGCATGGTTCCTCTCTTCAGACAGATAGGACGCTGCCTCAATAGCCCTCAGTTCCAGGTTCACAAATAATTCTCATCTCCTCTAATATCAATAATAGCGTTATTTTTTCCTATATTATGCGTAAACTTGATGTTGTGGTGCTCTTACTCATGAAATATGTTTGATCAGTTTTATTAAAACCAAGACCTTGCTTATTTTTTTGAAACTCAGTCTGAAAGGTAACTTTTTTGAGATTTCAGACTTTTTACTATTGACTATTTTTAAAgttgttattaaaaaaagaaatcatgtttgaatgaaagaagtgaattttttttattttttattttttactttctttagaCTTTTTGCAAGTGTTCATGCAAGACCAAATTACAGATGTGTTCTTTAAggtatttaattgattttttcattttctaatgaTAAATTTCAGTATCTTTGGATACTTGGAAATATGTTAGATTactattttttgtcaaaacatAGTTATTATTTGTTTGCAAGGGCTAAGGCATCTATAGTTAccaattttctgattttttgttttagcaTGTAAAAATATACGTAATAGTTAGCAACTttcaaatatcaattaaaaaaaagatatgatcCAAATGAATGCATTAAGTTAAAGTTTAGGTCTATTCAAATTCCAAATAGAAGAACAAATGCCACCTAATCCTGCACTTCACTTATgatttaaatataacttaagtTTTATGATACCTATTCCCTTCTGTATAAGCCACGTGGGATAACAAAGGGACTTCAATCTTGCcccacattttaaaattgtgcATGAGATATTGTCAAATAAATGGCACAACTGTATGATATGAGACATTTTGTGTCAACACATTCCACTAACATGAATTGCATCTTGATCTTATTATGAAATAGGATGTTCATAGGATGTGGTACATgtgatatatattttcatgcGCATTTgagtctttttctttcttttttgctgtaaaaaaaacaaagaaaaaaaaaagtaattaaaatgtAACTGGAGGTTAAAATGAAGCATTAAAATTACTTTGTTTTTGTTGGGCATGCTTTTGTGTGCCCTTCTATTAAGTGCTTTATAcatattttctgttttcctattaaaaataaataaataaaataactttatttgctCTCTTCTACttctaaacaaaatattttctctatggCATTTAGAATGCAATGTTATTTGTGTATTTAAGAGTTTAGGCTTTTCTCTAGCATCCGATATTTACCTATGTAGGAAGTGATGTATGCatgcttttctttctttgagcTTTAGCAACtttcataaaattgaatattcctttatgttttgttttgaaTGTGTATGTGTTTATCAAATGTCCCTTTTCTGTATGCCCAAATCTGTGGCAAGGAGGCTAGAAAAACTGCAAAGAGATTCTTTGTGGGGAGGGAGAAATCTAGAAAGGAAAGCTCACCTTGTCAAATGGGAGGTGGTTTGTGGGGATAAGGAGAAAGGGGGGCTTGGAATAAGGAAGCTAACCCTCTTGAACGAAGCCTTGCTtggcaaatggatttggagatttgcttgtgattctttggaagcaagtgctTATGGCGAAGTATGGGTAAGAGGATTTTGGATGGAGGACAAAAAAGGTTGTGGGTGCAtttggagtgggggtttggaaggagagttTGAAGGAAGCTGGATGGTGCTGGGAAAAATTGGCGTTTAAAGTGGGGAAAGGCAATAATATCAGGTTCTGGACTGATCgttttttttgtgtggttgtgaagaggaaaatgtaaatcatattctcatacattgtacagtggccaGAGTGTTGTGGGACTTAGTTTTGGGATTGtttggggttcagtgggtgttttcagaaactgtaaaggagattttatttagttggaggggttcctttgtggggaaaaaatggaaaaaactttggaatttcattccgttgtttattttttggacggtttggaaggaaaataataaactagcttttaggggggggggaGTTAGCAATTCAGAgacttaaatattcttttgtttgtagcatatggggttgggctaaattgtatattggagaggaaCCGCATTCCCTAATAGGCTTtctggagtggttagcctccagaTAAGGGGTGGTGggtttttttggtctttttttgcttgggaggccttAGTAGccttgtataccccctgtatactTTGTGGCTAGTTTGCctctttttattgaattttgtgcttgcttatcaaaaaaaaaaaagtgtgtacGTGTTTCATGCATTAGATTCCAAActttctaattaatcctttaCAGTTGGATTGTACTCATGGTTCCAAGACTCAAAAGCTAAGAAATGTTagggtgtgtgtgtgtatgtattgGGTTGATCCATGTGAGAATCTAAGGATTGGAGAATTGTGCTCATTTAAAGAATGTATTCCAAATTAGGACCTTTATGAGATTACAAAGATCATAAAAAATGGTATTCGATAGTAAAcatccaaaaatatttaatatgttGAGGGAACATCACATAAGGCCCATGGTCCACTATTGGTAAGCAAAAATTAGACTTAGGgaacatttaaaatataagttataaTTCAAGTCCAAAATGCACATACATACTATCTAATACCAAGGCAAAAGGTTAAAAATTGTGAATGGCAAAGGGGTGGGTTTTTTAGGTAACTTGCCTCATCCTACCCCTTATTGATCAAGTATGGGAAAGAGGAAATTTGGGATGTTGCATGTTTGGGTACTTTTTGAAAACTTGAGTCTAGTTTGAAGCAAGACATTGTGTTGTGTGACCTAGACAATTTTTCTCCTTGGTTGTTTTTTGATAggctaataagaaaatatattagaagcACCTAAGAGGACGTACATTGAAGTACACACAATGTACATAGAATATTCCTACAGGCTAATCaaggaaagggaaaacaaaaaacgaaCTCCCTCttcttatatatgtataaattatatgtTTCACCAATGTGTATCACATCcgaattatattttaaaaataaattcattgtgCATATGATATATGATACAAACAAGACATGGTGGCCTTGATTTCACTTGACTGTTTTTTCCCTTGTTTCGAAGGAAAAAGCTAGTGAATCTTTTTTCCCCCCTAAGGTTAAAATAGACCATCAAAGAACTTtgtgtattaaaaaattaagggttaatt
This DNA window, taken from Vitis riparia cultivar Riparia Gloire de Montpellier isolate 1030 chromosome 13, EGFV_Vit.rip_1.0, whole genome shotgun sequence, encodes the following:
- the LOC117928752 gene encoding serine/threonine protein phosphatase 2A 57 kDa regulatory subunit B' alpha isoform-like; the encoded protein is MFNKIIKRGNRKVSKAEANEDALYGYGTPGNRNIGSIPTSNVVVNHASRTMVSSSVANSVQQAVAVAVAPPSSAVIEPLPLLRDIPVSERPNMFSRKIQICCFLFDFSDPMNSLREKEIKRQILVELVDFVQSGTGKLSEIMQEELIGMISVNIFRCLPPASHENTGSENLELEEDETSLDPSWPHLQIVYELLLRYVVSSETDTKVAKRYIDHTFGLKLLDLFASEDHREREYLKTILHRIYGKFMVHRPFIRKAINNIFYRFIFETQKHSGIGELLEILGSIINGFALPMKEEHKLFLVRALIPLHKPKSISMYHQQLSYCITQFIEKDYKLADIVIRGLLKYWPVINCQKEILFLGELEEVLEGTQSAEFQRCMVPLFRQIGRCLNSPQFQVAERTFFLWNNDHIVSLIAQNRDVIFPIIFESLEKNIRGHWNQAVHGMTANVRRMFLEMDAELFEVCHRQYLEKEARAQELEEQRQLTWKRLEAVAAQTGGEDMVMVN
- the LOC117928654 gene encoding 50S ribosomal protein L15, with the protein product MLRRRLPSLLSTSLFNASPIVSSKCVGTKSPLSSPFPPLHSLQCANASPTLKGIWAVDSVRAYSLLSLNDLRDNKGARKQKKRKGRGIGSGLGKTAGRGHKGQKARGTMKFGFEGGQTPLRRRMPKRGFKNPFSLTFQPVGLGKIAKLINAGKIDSSELITMKTLKDAGAIGKQIQDGVRLMGRGADEIKWPIHFEVSRVTVRAKEAVEAAGGSVRRVYYNKLGLRALLKPEWFEKKGRLLPKAARPPPKQRDKVDSIGRLPAPTKPIPFLPEEKEAAFTPSV